The window ATCTCTAGTAGTTATGAGTTAAAACAAATATGCAATCacctaaattatttttcaacatGCTTGCTGGTAAAGTGAAGCCCATTATGTTGTTCTTAGGGCTATAAAGCGAACTATAACAcatttgtacataatattacacactagtgcataatataattattcctACAAAGTTATGTTAGTATCTTTTGATTTTGTATTCCTTGTAtgttctgtctgtctgttatcTGTTTGTTACTCCTTGTATGTATGTTGAAAAATTGCATATGCAACTCGAGAGCAACTTGCttactagacactcggctgatttatGCCCTCTACTAGGGCTCGGGCAACAACCCAGAGCCTCATGTATAACTCAACTATAgccataatatactatttttgttgcatagaaaaattatatagagttgcattattatttttactgcaATTCTTTTACAGGTAATATTGTCTGTCAAGATAACATAGCAGCAGCACTGGCAATGTTGCTCCATACAAGAGAAATCAAAGATGAAGACTTAATAGAAATGCTACAGGACAGATCCAAATACCACTGGAGAGAAGGTATGCCCCATCCTAAAAAAGATGTGATTTTAATAAGATTTGCAACAAATGCTGATAAACAAATGTCAAGAAAAAGAAGTGAACCAAAAAATGCACAAACAGGTATAGATGATAGTATAGGGAAAAATCCATGGGGTGACCTGTGCAAATCTTGGGGAGTTTATGATCATCAAGAGATATTTCACCGTAGGTTAGCTGAAGATAATGATGACAATAATATCAAATCTAGAATCATTTTAAAGCCACGTAACAAAAAGCTAGCAATGCGGTTGGGAAAAAGAACTCTTAAAGCAGATGTGTCTGATGATTCTGACAGTAACTCAGATATTGAATGGAATAAGAAGTCAAAAGCACCAAGGATGCGGATGAGAGCTGATGAtgaagaaatcaaattgaataaaaaaccaaatacaaatataaactatTCATCTTCAGACGAAGGACAATTAGCACCGTTATCTGTTGAAGTTATTAATTCTAAAAGTTCTTTTACTCCAAGAGAGCACAGAGTACTatcagaaaaatttaaatatagtgGAAATAGCGGTCACAGTAGGATGCAATCACGGCTTGGTGCAAAAATAATAGCTGATGAAGATCTGGAATCCAGAGACAGTAGCTCAGATGGTTCTGGTAAAAATACAATGAGCAGAGTCCACAAAATTACCAGTAGTTGTAATAAAAGCACTGCCAATGTTTGGTCTAGACTTGCTAGCAAGACCGGTGAATCAAGTAATCATAATGATTTAAGACAAATTTTAAAGACCAGAAAACATACGTCGGAGGATTTGCGGAGACGGCTCAGTAAAATCAGACCAAATATACACATTGAATTAGACAATAAATATACAAGTGATTAAATCAATTCAaccattttatgttattgtttgatttaactcatttattttaatattagtaaaaaaCCTCTTTATTTTCCTTAGCTTAGACTTAAATATTTCTTGCTGGAGTAAGGTCCATGTCATGTTTATTCTCCTGTCAATCTCATCTTCTAGAAATTCGAAATGAAATCAATTTACGTGAAGTATACATATTTACCTATATGCGGTGAAACTTTATGGGTACACTCTATCTACTCTAATCTCTAATGACTATCAGAAGtcagaaattatattttaatacaatatttaaagtgctaagttttcgcaaaTCATGATGTTTACTGCTCTGTGATTGGAGAATGTGAGAAAGACATTATCCAATCACAGTCACATGAATTCCTCAAAAGATGCCGACTAGATGAAGGTGTATTCACACTGcaccattttttatttaagatatttttgttgCTCAGAATTAAATGGGttcacatttttgataagttattaccTAAGCACTAAAATGTAGgattatttgaaattttcttCAGCTGagattgaaaataattccaaatttgtatttgtagattatgggtggaaccacaacggcacttttttctaccgtgaagcaaaaatgtataagcattattgtgcttcggtctgacgggcgctGAAGCTGGTgtaattaccgggcaaatgagacttaacatcttatgtctcaaggtgacgagcgcaattgtagttccgcacAGCATTTTTCAGTTTTTCTAAACTCTTGATCGGCACTACCTTATAATGGACaggacatatcaattaccacccgctgaacgtccagctcgtctcgtcccttcttaacacaaaaaaatgtattatccaATAAGGCTCCTATTGAGAAATTGTTCTTCACAGATAACTTTATTCAAAAATCTATCATCAGTCACCAgaccatcctcgtattaataatagataggtATTTCATTTCTAGGCCGGGGAAAAAGCATTGGGTTTTTCATAAGAAATTTCTCAGTAGCAGCCCTATTATatgggaattaaacatagtgaaacgtgggtggaaaaaatacacctctgCCTAACCGTTCAGGAATACAGGCGTGAAACTGTGTAacgttatgtaatttcttattttgtttatctgTTACGCAATAACAGGAAGAACgttattataattgtatgtGAATTGACACATAAGAAAATTTGtacctatataattataaaatatttataaagagaAGTGCACCAAAGTctcaaaaagtaattaaaatacgagtgggaggcttctttgcacatgatgccggctagattatgggtaggtaccataacggtgcgtgtttctgccgtgaatcagtattgtgtaagcattattgttttcggtctgaaaggcgccgcagctagtaaaatactgggcaaatgagacttatatcttatgtctcaaggtgacgagcgcaattgtaatacTCAATACactctttaataatatattagctgtcacagtctatctagacgtaaactAAGGCTGAAATGTGTGTAGTGGCAAGGGTAGAAAGCTCTAGATCAACTCCAGTCGCGGAGAGATGTGATctttctgcatcttctaccgcatacaTCACAGGAAGTGCTACCTTATGTCCAAAGACGTTCAGTTTCATGGGCAGCCCATTTTCACTACAGGATATTActtcaaaatgcgaaattccacaTCACATTGACGTCTGGCAACATTTCTGGGTAACAACCGCGCGTTAGCCAAGAAACTTTTTGCCCCCAAAACCAATTTATGGATCTGTATTGTGAAGGCTGTAGTGTTCCGCGAACCTTTGAGCATACTCCTACCATAAAGACCAGGAAATGCATCCTTTGACCTTCGGTATTGCTGATATCCATGAGCGGTTCGTCTTTCACTTCCTATCACGTgagtctcttgcccgtttgcccatAAATAAGGATAAAAAAAGCTCATAGCAGAGTAACGTGGTAGCTTATTTTAGAGCTTATATTTCTTGAAGTGACAAGGTATCTGTTGTTCAGATTTAGGTTATTATCAGTTTGatgatagtaaaataatattagaaactaataataataagctattaacgtacaataaacaactagactcacaataattaaaaattgtctgaagcaaaactctgcctacgcatCTATTAGGTAGAGTTTTCATTCAATTGTGTTTTGactgcgctttgaatacaacgccacgcaatgagaGTGTtgagtgaaaaactgtccaaataacaccatatccaaacttaaaaaggatggagccccttttacaaaattatgtaagtaacttgacgtttttgacatttcaattgctaataCAAAATAGGCGGCGCCACTTCGCACCATAATGAACGAGCTTCTTATGAGcatatacaatagactttgaacattactgccacgaaataaggtgttaatttgaatgaatgttttattgTTGTCTAAAGAAGTTAATTTACACTTATAAACAACGCCgttcggacattttttgacgacatTTTATAGTACGCGATTTGGAGTCTAGTTCTTTATAACTAGCACTATATTTAAGTGCAACCTACCTGGAGATTCACGGCTATACATTACTTCAAGATCACCTCAAAGTCCACATTTAGTACTCTACAGCCAGAGCTAATAAAATAGCTCCATCAAATTGGTTTTTGAGGTtaaaccaataaaataaaaatgcagtgataacaatatatatatttgtgcaTTTGTGCCGTTTTAGTTTCATatcaaataatagaaaatatgttatattacatGATTTTAAACTGTTatcctttaatataatattctaagtTACTATTGTGTTACACCCTGTCGAAAACAAACtatataattattgagtatttaaaaaagcaaccctgttattataatatccattgtaggttatataatatttcaaacttctatgaatcaaaatttaaatcgaggacatattacaaaacaaatacttaattgatataaataaaatgcgcAAGGACCATTAAAGGATCTTAATATAAGTAGTAACAAATTTGTACTGAATGTATttcagcatttttttttctgtctaCCCATCGATATAAAAACtctaaatgaaaaaatatgtaaattgtaCAAAAAATTCTAAGAAAAATTTCAATAGGTACTTTAAGTATCTTCTAATGCCAGTTAAAATCTCTGAAACAAATACAAAGTCATAAAaccactatattattatatatattatatgcctgtacaaataccactggacaggccatatgttgttccatatgtttgacagcaatttttttgtacCTATTTGAAGCGTCACTAGCGAGCGTCcggagaactaattttgacgtataatacaaacggctgcaaaggaacgtacaatactctgaagtaatttgcattttgaattaatttcgtatGTTTTCCGTGTTATTCATACTTCAAGAGTCAACGTAATAAagaacacaatattttttttgaacagtttcccaccatctatcgatgtttgctgaggttgtcatcactagttttagtactgcagactctcgctacatggccaacagcgccaaaatggcgaatatcaaacaggcataaactttgacagccgccagtccagtggtaaatagtagaggtcagtgtttaTATGCCATAAGAAGACTTTATATGCCAAATTGGGAAAGTGTTATTGAGTTTAGCTGCATCAAGTATATAATGTAACTTAAGTATTATGTTACTGTGTTAGTACAAATATAtgtagttaaatatatttttttgttatatactgTTTATTGTGCTTATTTTGTCAGCTTCAATGTTTGATGGGCATGATattattttgtgaacattctCAAATACTCCATGGCACTTCAAACTTCATAAGTAGTGCATaatcaatgacattctataaatatagacaaatcacgtcgtacaaaacaaagccgaaatatggaacacgCCAAAAATTACACCATattaagcttcgactgctatatctatacattgctgcatttactccagttgtttaaactACTCTTGGTCAATAATGAgccatttaaaacatttattcagcttgggttacataatattatgttgaatttagaatccGTTTCGGACAGTGACATTTGACACAAGACTAAGGACAAAAGACAGCGAAGTATTATATGTCCTTatactacacggccacattatctctggatctcgctggaacgtgaatccccctcccgttcccctttcaccccgtAGCGATCGTCCTGTTGtatcagtacggtttgcagtatCATTACCGTTACGTACATGTCGTGATactttcgtgctatcactgttttctttgttacgttttgactattgttgttaatagttctgtagttctTTTGTTCAATGTGGCTACATTAGTACTGTCAGAAAaatgaatacttttttttaaataatccagactctttcattgatttttcatcattataataataataataaacagtaTCACAACACAAAACTTTTTCATCAATCTGTTACAACTGATAAATTAAGtcactgtttatttattaattaaaatatcccAGTGATGCTTGTATTGTGCACCGTAACAAAgcaacgatgtgacgtcattgaCGTCAGATCCAGAGATTATGTAACAGAGAGTATGTGCATAATACGTCattgtatattattgtaaaaaaaaccctTTTTAAATATAGGTAAATTACTTTGGAGACGTTTTTGCATTTGTATATTTACAGGAATTCTAAACCTGGAATTTGAATATCCTTGTACAGTCAGAAAAAAGAGGTTCGCTACATTTTgaagaagaaaatatattaaaaatctaaATCAATGGTGAAtgcgaaataataattatatttataagcatTGCTAATTGTTGTGAGGTCTGACTATTTGCTTTTAgttaataaatgaatgaattgatttatttgtggTTTAGTCTTatggtttataatatttatttttcagtgtTATTACTCTAAAGTTATTAGAAATTTCATGGCACGGATTAGACATTAGATATAATATCAGATCAAATTGCAGTTAACACAAAAGTGATTCTGATGAAAGTGAAGATGAGGATGAGAGTGAAATGTTTGGCGttgaataaatttcgtttaatattatttattattcactaCTGACATATCGTTATAactcttataaaaattataattcataaaaaaatgtaaaagtatgggattaattatttatgtgcTGACcgtacacacatacacacacaaatgcAAAAAAGTCTCGAGATTTATTTACTCGTACTATCCAGAAAACACATTCTCAATCTCAGACGCTTGTTACCAGATTTCTCATTCAATCTACAGATTACAGTAATGTCAATATTACTAGTCAGTgcgaaattattataaaagtagttAGTAGTTAACTTATAAGCtatggtgaaaaaaaaataagctatAGCAATAGCTAGCAAATTGTTGTTGGGTCAAGAAAATGTGTCAGTTGCAACATAATAATCTCTAATGATACATTGAATTTTATCATGCATGCTGAGATTCATGAGAAATACTGCAAagcttataaatttttaagataCTGTTAAATtctaatctgtaggtaaatctatTACGAATCATCTATTTTAATCCTAATATAAGTAGCGATTTGATCTTTATGCAATTTAAATCTAAATCTCTGAAtacataactataataatataatcgataaatctatataaaataattagatttttaacaaaagattaatactataaatacgcaaaatataaaaaaaatatgttaatacaACCCGCCCAAATGAACTTGGCACCTATTCACGACAATAGATTAGACATTAATATCGTAAGTTTAATGAAATTGTATACTAAAAATATCTATCCGGACTTTTTCTCGAGAATCTCTAATTTTCTCTACACAGTATTTACGTGatgtatatttcaattttgtcAATGTCTTGTACAATACAATACATGTCTCAAATTTCATTGACAGCCCGAAACCAGGCCACAATTTTTGGACATGACATTTGAAAAATGGTATAAGACCACATTACttatgataaaaatttaattttattatgtataccCGCGACTATACACCCCGACAGAAAATTTGGGGTGCCCAAATGTTgagataaacttttttgttttaattattgttaaaaatcagTAATAAGatacaagaaaaaattaaaataatagttaatgaaTAAGAAATGTCAAACCATCattaatagtatttatatgCCTCACTACAATACCATTGTTATTGGATATCGGACATATGACTATATAGCTTCGTTTTGTTTTAAGTTGCTCAGAAATGAGTAGTTTAAGGCTATCTGCTCAATGATTGCATTTGACagacattttttttagataGGGGGACACAGATGGGGCCGAGAGAAAGGACATTCCTCTCAAGTGCCAAGTTGATTTGTGCAAGTTGTAGTTGTAGTATGCTTTGTGCActttcaataacaataacataattttacaaaaagctCTAGTGGAATGTCTCAGTCTTTGCTATTAAGTACTTTTAGTACAATCGATACATTATGTACAATATGTCTTTACCGTATCTTCTTACATGTAGTTTCTTCTGTATCTCTGTAATcacttgttttgttttttatcttCGTCCTTTTTCTTAGAGATAAGAGAATGCTTAGCCTTTTTCAGCTGCTTTTTCACTTTGTCTTTGACTTTGTTCTTCTTGACCGGTGCAACCACATCAGATGATTTTATTGAGGAACTGTTGGAGTCACTGTTTCTTTGCGCTGGAAATACAAATTATTCATgttatacaataaaatcaatGCATCCTCGTTTAAATAAGTTTGTCACTTTTAGTGGAAGTTAATAGAAGTCATGGCTATggattgattttaatattataccagtgggagctTCTTggcccaggatgccggctagatgggtACCAAGTGGCGCCTTTGTCATCAAGAAAGATATTTAACAACAACTATGTGTCAAGGTAAGGCAATAGCAGTGCGGGTCAGAATAAGAAGCTTTAAAGTAAGCCCGAGCGACATTACTCTGTAATAGATAGGCATATCTTCGGCTTGCTCGTCTCATTACATATTACCATATAAATATAGTCGAGTGTATCTATACAGGTTATAGGAAATAGACATAAAACAGTAtgtgccagtgggaggctcctttgcacaggatgccagctagattatgggtaccacaacggtgcctatttctgccgtgaagcagtaatgtgtaaactagtaaaattactgggcagatgagactaaacatattatgtctcaaggtgacgagcgcaatcgtagtgccgttcagaatttttgagttttttaagaatcccgagcggcactgtattgtaatgggcatggcggaTCACTTttcatcagatgaacgtcctgctcgtcttgtctcttattttcatttaaaaaaagtatgttttatttatttatattcatcccgcaaacaaatatatacatataatatcactctataaatatataagataactttaaaatttaacaacaCGCGGCCACCTACTTCCTTCCTACTTGCGGCGCCCGTTAAGGAGCATGATGAATGGATCAGCCATCACCTCCCTCGGCAATATTATAAAGACATTCAAGCGAGCCTGCCAAGCCTGCtacaagaactcaaccaaataacaagaaATAATCTGTATCTACATATTTATGATAAGAGAAAATGTTAAAACAGGaacatgtaatatatattaaagcATACTTGACAAAGAAGGAGTACTACAGTTTAGTACATTATATAATGATGTATGGTTATTGTCTGCCTCTGCACTGGCCACTTAAAATTGTACagtaattactagctgacccaggaaacgttgtattgtcatataaagtaataaaaaattcaacaattcaaattattggggtataaaaaatagatgaacaCCGATTTTTAgacctactaaatatatcgtacaaATAAATTATCGTAATAATGCaatatatcgtacaataatcataatattaaattgacatCTTGTAACTCTATTGCGTTTCTgaggatggaatagaataatattaaaatcgcg of the Leptidea sinapis chromosome 41, ilLepSina1.1, whole genome shotgun sequence genome contains:
- the LOC126976604 gene encoding nuclear cap-binding protein subunit 3-like isoform X1; the encoded protein is MDYEREDGEMSDGSDIVMDEEEKKIVSVSPKDTLLFKVDKIGPTVKHLSGIDATKLEERAKRFGLNLSGNRNVTQKQIDELYTNFEIEGNERHFRLDALHLTGVDGLNTKDIFEYLEDFKPVSLEWVNDTSCNIVCQDNIAAALAMLLHTREIKDEDLIEMLQDRSKYHWREGMPHPKKDVILIRFATNADKQMSRKRSEPKNAQTGIDDSIGKNPWGDLCKSWGVYDHQEIFHRRLAEDNDDNNIKSRIILKPRNKKLAMRLGKRTLKADVSDDSDSNSDIEWNKKSKAPRMRMRADDEEIKLNKKPNTNINYSSSDEGQLAPLSVEVINSKSSFTPREHRVLSEKFKYSGNSGHSRMQSRLGAKIIADEDLESRDSSSDGSGKNTMSRVHKITSSCNKSTANVWSRLASKTGESSNHNDLRQILKTRKHTSEDLRRRLSKIRPNIHIELDNKYTSD